The Brassica napus cultivar Da-Ae chromosome C7, Da-Ae, whole genome shotgun sequence genome has a segment encoding these proteins:
- the LOC106409545 gene encoding phospholipase A1-IIgamma, translating to MGEEDKKVTKCFSFKRTKKKKKEEEKLIVSTEIAKRWRDLSGQNHWNGMLQPLDQDLREYVIHYGEMAQAGYDTFNINTESKFAGASIYSRKDFFAKVGLEKAHPYTKYKVTRFLYATSQIHVPESFLLFPLSREGWTKESNWMGYVAVTDNQGTAVLGRRDIVVAWRGSVQPLEWVNDFEFGLVNAKNIFGEKNDQVQIHQGWYSIYMSEDERSPFNKANARDQVLREIGRLLEKYKDEEVSISICGHSLGAALATLNATDIVANGYNRPKSRPDKSCPVTAFVFASPRVGDSDYRKLFSGLEDLRVLRVKNLPDIVPIYPPLGYAEVGEELSIDTRKSQYMKSPGNFATFHCLESYLHGVAGTQGTSKNDIFRLDVKRDIGLVNKSVDGLTDECMVPGNWRVLKNKGMVQQDDGSWVLLDHEIDDNEDFEF from the exons ATGGGCGAAGAAGACAAGAAAGTGACGAAGTGTTTCAGCTTCAAgagaacaaagaagaagaagaaagaagaggagaaaTTGATAGTATCTACAGAAATTGCAAAGAGATGGAGAGATCTGAGCGGTCAAAACCATTGGAATGGGATGCTACAGCCGTTGGATCAAGATCTCCGGGAGTATGTCATACATTATGGAGAGATGGCTCAGGCTGGTTATGATACTTTCAACATAAATACTGAATCTAAATTCGCCGGCGCCAGCATTTACTCCAGAAAAGATTTCTTTGCCAAG GTTGGTTTAGAGAAAGCGCATCCGTATACTAAGTACAAAGTGACCAGGTTTCTATACGCAACATCCCAGATCCACGTGCCTGAGTCATTCCTATTGTTCCCGTTGTCACGTGAGGGATGGACAAAGGAATCGAACTGGATGGGTTACGTAGCGGTGACAGACAACCAAGGCACTGCGGTTCTTGGCCGAAGAGATATAGTCGTCGCTTGGAGAGGTTCAGTGCAACCACTTGAATGGGTCAATGACTTCGAATTCGGTTTAGTGAACGCCAAAAATATCTTCGGTGAGAAAAATGATCAAGTACAAATCCATCAAGGTTGGTACTCAATCTACATGTCTGAGGACGAACGATCACCTTTTAATAAGGCTAATGCGCGTGATCAG gtATTGCGAGAGATTGGGAGATTGTTGGAGAAGTATAAGGACGAAGAAGTTAGTATAAGTATCTGTGGTCATAGTCTTGGAGCTGCACTCGCCACGCTCAATGCCACGGATATAGTGGCTAATGGTTATAACCGACCAAAGAGCCGTCCTGACAAATCTTGTCCAGTTACGGCCTTTGTCTTTGCTAGTCCTCGTGTTGGAGATTCTGATTACAGGAAactcttctccgg ATTGGAAGATCTCCGAGTATTACGGGTAAAGAATCTACCGGACATAGTTCCGATCTATCCACCATTAGGCTACGCCGAAGTCGGAGAAGAGCTTTCAATAGACACAAGAAAGTCGCAATACATGAAATCTCCAGGAAACTTCGCGACGTTTCACTGCCTAGAATCTTACTTGCATGGCGTTGCGGGGACTCAAGGAACGAGCAAAAATGACATATTCAGACTTGATGTGAAAAGAGACATTGGACTGGTCAACAAATCAGTCGACGGGCTAACAGACGAATGTATGGTCCCAGGAAATTGGAGGGTTCTTAAAAACAAAGGTATGGTCCAGCAAGACGATGGCTCTTGGGTTTTATTGGACCATGAGATCGATGATAATGAAGATTTTGAATTCTGA
- the LOC125590655 gene encoding uncharacterized protein LOC125590655, producing the protein MTENQIELQAYLTTLVLTEEEDCYEWEIAGRTSNAFSTGEVYTYLRGSIATVNWSHLVWSSFGIPRQSFLTWLVMLDRCPTKDRMISWGLDVSPTCLLCNSQPESRNHMFFDCPFACVIWSAIASRRRLHALQNWEATVLQLMQLTGTKHSKRLTLLCWQSTIYFIWRERNDRLHRAIFRSQELIIRGLDRLIRNRIQSIRVENPRSSSAMMQDWLGSN; encoded by the coding sequence ATGACAGAGAACCAGATTGAGCTTCAAGCATATTTAACAACACTGGTGCTAACGGAAGAGGAAGATTGTTATGAATGGGAAATTGCGGGTAGAACAAGTAATGCTTTCTCTACTGGTGAAGTGTATACTTACTTAAGAGGGAGCATCGCAACTGTGAATTGGTCTCATCTGGTCTGGTCGTCGTTTGGAATCCCAAGACAGAGCTTCTTAACATGGCTGGTGATGCTTGATAGATGCCCAACTAAGGATAGAATGATAAGCTGGGGACTTGATGTTTCACCGACATGTCTCCTCTGTAACTCTCAGCCAGAATCCAGAAACCATATGTTCTTCGACTGCCCCTTCGCTTGTGTGATATGGTCTGCGATTGCCTCCCGAAGAAGACTCCATGCGTTGCAAAACTGGGAAGCGACAGTACTTCAGTTGATGCAATTAACTGGTACCAAACACAGTAAGCGTCTTACCCTTCTCTGCTGGCAGTCTACTATCTACTTCATCTGGCGTGAGCGTAATGATCGCCTCCACCGTGCCATCTTTAGATCACAAGAATTAATCATTCGAGGGCTGGACAGGCTAATCAGAAACAGGATTCAGAGTATAAGAGTTGAAAACCCTCGATCATCTAGTGCTATGATGCAAGACTGGCTGGGATCAAACTGA
- the LOC106409953 gene encoding pollen-specific protein-like At4g18596 produces MATKAIFFFFVSAVCLSSLAGVANADADDFDSFQIQGSVYCDTCRVQFVTRLSQFLEGAKVKLECRSRTNGTVTLTKEAVTDKSGSYKMEVTGDHEEEVCELVLLQSPDSGCSDVSTEAYLRNAAKVSLTANDGIVSHETRIVNPLGFMVKTPLADCPAAFKELGIVPDVIF; encoded by the exons atGGCGACCAaagccatcttcttcttctttgtctcgGCCGTGTGCCTGTCCTCTCTCGCCGGCGTTGCCAACGCTGACGCCGACGACTTTGACAGTTTCCAAATCCAGGGATCGGTTTACTGTGACACTTGCCGTGTCCAATTCGTTACCCGCCTCAGCCAATTCCTTGAAG GTGCGAAAGTGAAGCTAGAGTGCAGGAGTAGAACAAACGGAACTGTAACGTTGACTAAAGAAGCCGTGACGGACAAATCAGGAAGCTACAAAATGGAAGTCACCGGTGACCACGAGGAGGAAGTCTGCGAGCTCGTGCTCCTCCAATCACCAGACAGTGGTTGCAGCGACGTCAGCACAGAGGCTTACCTACGTAACGCCGCTAAGGTTAGTCTGACCGCGAATGACGGTATCGTCTCACACGAGACACGTATCGTTAACCCCCTTGGTTTCATGGTTAAGACGCCGTTAGCTGATTGTCCCGCCGCATTTAAGGAGCTTGGAATCGTCCCTGACGTCATCTTCTAA
- the LOC125590038 gene encoding protein LIGHT-DEPENDENT SHORT HYPOCOTYLS 9-like — protein sequence MSSDHRISTTKDPPEHPSSSSSHQKQPLPPQLQPQQPLSRYESQKRRDWNTFIQYLKSQNPPLLMSQFDYTHVLCFLRYLDQFGKTKVHQQACVFFGQPDPPGPCTCPLKQAWGSLDALIGRLRAAYEEHGGGSPDTNPFANGSIRVHLREVRESQAKARGIPYRKKKRRKIKNDAVVVKKDVANSSSTPN from the coding sequence ATGTCTTCGGATCATCGCATATCGACGACGAAAGATCCACCGGAACATCCATCTTCTTCCTCCAGCCACCAGAAGCAACCGCTTCCTCCTCAACTGCAACCGCAGCAACCGCTCAGCCGCTACGAGTCACAGAAACGCCGTGATTGGAACACGTTCATCCAATACCTAAAATCGCAGAATCCACCGTTGTTGATGTCCCAGTTCGATTACACGCACGTGCTATGCTTCCTCAGGTACTTAGATCAGTTTGGTAAAACCAAAGTACATCAACAAGCTTGTGTCTTCTTCGGACAACCCGATCCACCAGGACCGTGCACGTGTCCTCTCAAACAAGCTTGGGGAAGCTTAGATGCTTTGATCGGACGATTGAGAGCTGCTTACGAAGAACACGGTGGCGGGTCACCTGATACTAACCCGTTTGCAAACGGGTCGATCCGAGTTCACTTGAGGGAAGTGAGAGAGTCTCAAGCCAAGGCTCGTGGGATTCCGtacaggaagaagaagaggagaaagatcAAAAACGACGCAGTTGTTGTCAAGAAGGATGTTGCAAACTCTTCGTCTACTCCTAATTAG
- the LOC106409784 gene encoding factor of DNA methylation 5: MSDKDEELKKVIMDLEEERSDLEDANSELCQKLCESNDEIREAHEELISGLRDLSDESSTIRVKAMGRIDEKPFLKVCEQRFSGQDVALQHARLCSKWQKMVMDSRWEPFKIQRSGDKIEGVVDEEDEKLKNLSIEWGEDVKKAVKTALEELYEYNGSGRYPVPVLWNFQHGRKATVKEGIIAHMKHQIKNLKRKRT, encoded by the exons ATGAGCGACAAGGATGAAGAGCTGAAGAAAGTAATAATGGATCTGGAGGAGGAGCGTAGTGATTTAGAAGATGCAAACTCCGAACTCTGCCAAAAACTATGCGAAAGCAATGATGAGATCCGAGAAGCACACGAAGAATTGATTagt GGATTGAGAGACTTATCGGATGAAAGTTCGACGATCAGAGTGAAAGCAATGGGACGAATTGATGAAAAACCTTTCCTGAAAGTATGCGAGCAGAGATTCAGTGGCCAAGACGTTGCACTGCAACACGCCAGGCTTTGCTCTAAATGGCAGAAAATGGTCATGGATTCAAGATGGGAACCATTTAAAATTCAGAGATCTGGAGATAAAATTGAG GGCGttgtggatgaggaagatgagaaACTTAAAAATCTGAGTATTGAGTGGGGAGAAGACGTGAAGAAGGCAGTCAAGACAGCACTCGAGGAACTGTACGAGTATAATGGAAGTGGCAGGTATCCAGTTCCTGTACTGTGGAATTTTCAACATGGGAGAAAAGCGACAGTCAAGGAAGGGATTATTGCTCACATGAAGCATCAGATCAAAAATCTCAAACGCAAACGAACCTGA
- the LOC106411043 gene encoding protein CHUP1, chloroplastic-like: MVAGKVRVTMGFHKSPSSKPKDMTSPPPLPLPPQPPPLLKPTSSSAGKPSNPPSNQKTGFTRSFGVYFPRASAQVHNASSRSDQNSVISDLRRQVEELREREARLKTEVLELKLLKESVSVIPLLESQIAEKNGEIEESRKETARLAEENERLRREVERSDELRIESERREKEMEAETAELRRLVSSLRESDDHALSVSQRFQGLVDVSAKSSLIRSLKRVGSMRNIPDPPDPVPNQEDIKTVTIEELHVSSISTVRSRVPRVPKPPPQRSFSCSESTEKRADPPPRRTNPPPPPPPPAQHPPSVSKAPPPPPPPPPPQHPPSVSKAPPPPPPPPPPKSLNIASAKVRRVPEVVEFYHSLMRRDSTNSRRDSTGGGNAAAEAVLASSNARDMIGEIENRSVYLLAIKTDVETQGDFIKFLIKEVENAAFSDIQDVVPFVKWLDDELSYLVDERAVLKHFEWPEQKADALREAAFCYFDLKKLVSEASRFREDPRQPSCSALKKMQALFEKLEHGVYSLSRMKESSATKFKTFQIPVDWMLETGITSQIKLASVKLAMKYMKRVSAELEAIGGGGPEEEELIVQGVKFAFRVHQFAGGFDAETMRAFQELRDKARSCHIQCQSQTHQHKLMLKQS; this comes from the exons atggtGGCTGGTAAGGTCCGTGTAACCATGGGTTTTCACAAATCTCCTTCAAGCAAACCAAAGGACATGACTTCTCCTCCTCCACTTCCTCTTCCCCCTCAGCCTCCTCCGCTGCTTAAACCGACTTCCAGTTCTGCTGGTAAACCGTCAAATCCCCCTTCTAATCAGAAAACCGGTTTCACCCGCTCCTTCGGCGTTTACTTCCCACGCGCTTCAGCTCAAGTACACAATGCTTCCTCTCGTTCCGACCAAAACAGCGTCATTTCCGACCTTCGTCGTCAAGTGGAAGAGCTTCGCGAGAGAGAAGCTCGGTTAAAGACGGAGGTTCTCGAGCTCAAGCTACTCAAGGAATCCGTCTCCGTTATCCCGCTGCTCGAGTCGCAGATCGCGGAGAAGAACGGCGAAATCGAGGAGTCGAGGAAAGAGACGGCGAGATTAGCGGAGGAGAACGAGAGATTGCGGCGAGAAGTCGAAAGGAGCGATGAGCTGAGGATAGAGAGCGAGAGgagggagaaggagatggaggcGGAGACGGCGGAGCTACGGAGACTCGTCTCGTCGCTGAGGGAGAGTGACGACCACGCGCTCTCGGTCTCTCAGAGGTTTCAGGGTTTAGTGGATGTGTCGGCGAAATCGAGTCTGATCAGGAGTTTGAAACGGGTCGGGTCGATGAGAAACATACCCGACCCCCCCGACCCGGTTCCGAACCAAGAGGACATCAAGACCGTTACGATCGAGGAACTCCACGTGTCATCAATCTCAACCGTCAGATCTAGGGTTCCCAGAGTCCCTAAACCACCGCCTCAACGGTCATTTTCATGCAGCGAGTCCACGGAGAAAAGAGCTGATCCTCCGCCGCGGAGAACGAATccacctcctccaccaccgCCTCCAGCGCAACATCCTCCGTCCGTTTCCAAagcccctcctcctcctccaccaccgccTCCACCGCAACATCCTCCGTCCGTTTCCAAAGCTCCGCCTCCGCCTCCACCACCGCCGCCGCCGAAGAGTTTAAACATAGCGTCGGCGAAAGTAAGAAGAGTACCGGAAGTTGTCGAGTTTTACCACTCGTTGATGCGAAGAGACTCCACCAACTCGAGAAGAGATTCCACCGGCGGTGGAAACGCCGCCGCAGAGGCGGTACTCGCTAGCTCAAACGCCAGAGACATGATCGGAGAAATCGAAAACCGATCGGTTTATCTACTCGCG ATAAAAACCGACGTAGAAACGCAAGGAGACTTCATAAAGTTCCTGATCAAAGAAGTCGAAAACGCAGCGTTTTCAGACATACAAGACGTGGTGCCTTTCGTGAAATGGCTCGACGACGAACTCTCATACCTGGTCGACGAGAGAGCGGTGTTGAAACACTTCGAATGGCCGGAGCAAAAAGCAGACGCTTTACGTGAAGCAGCCTTTTGTTACTTCGATCTGAAGAAACTCGTATCGGAAGCTTCTCGTTTCCGGGAAGATCCTCGTCAGCCTTCTTGCTCTGCTCTCAAGAAAATGCAAGCTCTGTTCgaaaa GTTAGAGCATGGTGTGTATAGTCTGTCGAGGATGAAGGAATCATCGGCGACAAAGTTCAAGACTTTCCAGATTCCGGTTGATTGGATGCTCGAAACCGGCATTACTAGTCAG ATTAAATTGGCGTCTGTGAAACTAGCGATGAAGTATATGAAGAGAGTATCTGCAGAGCTCGAAGCCATTGGAGGCGGTGGCCCTGAAGAAGAGGAGCTTATAGTTCAAGGCGTCAAATTCGCGTTCCGTGTTCACCAG TTCGCAGGAGGATTTGATGCAGAGACAATGAGGGCATTTCAAGAGCTAAGAGATAAAGCGAGATCATGTCATATTCAATGTCAAAGCCAAACACATCAACATAAGCTCATGTTGAAGCAATCTTAG